The segment tttaattatatgtggctatgtaaatatataacatgaccttatatatacataacataccGAAGTGGCTTCTTACTTTTCACCAAGTCCCGTGAGCACTTAAAGAACtatgaaactaatatcaaAAAGCGTTTATGGAAATTTTAATcagtacatttattatataactgtttACTAAACAACATAGAGATTAAAGAAtgattgaaaatgaaattaattatgtacatactatactataaatatatatttttatatacaataataaataaatattataagtacacGAGAAGTAGCTGGTGTTACCAACATTATGTATAGGGTAGCATCATGAGGATATAGCACGGCTAAATCTAAACTGGACTCCTTACAAACTACGAGTGAAGGAAGACATTCTACTAggaaatcttaattaaatgcGGACGACTGAAACTGTAGAACAAACTATAAGCTTGTTTGTCGTAATATTGTATGAACACATAACTACACTTGTGGGATTTCAGGGGGattgttattatgaaaaaatctattatggGATTATGACTGAGATGTCCCAGTGCGGTTTGTTCTAGAACACCTTTATTGCATTACAGACACACCCACCAGTGACCCTTATGGTGATGAGTGGTTGAAATAAGTCTATTaattacagttttaatatgtttttttatgtctccAGTTACTTGTATTTGttaaatgtcatattttattacaaaatttatgcaAAAACTTACAGCAGacaatgaattataataaagatgatggaaataagatattgttttaactATTACATAACTGAGCTCAGTAGATTACCCTGTttgtgataatttataaatgtttcaagggaatttttataattaccacATCAAAGAGGCCATCGCTCCATTCAATCTTCTGTAACTCAACGAGATTGCTTCCATCTTGTGTTAGTTCCAAAAAGAACAGTGTTCCACCACCAGCTAAACCATAATACTGGCTTGTGGCTACTGCCAGGGTATCGGGGTTCGTTCGAGAAAATCTTACACTGTAGCCATGCCGGCCAGGTGTCAGGAAGGTTGGCATCCTGAATGTATAACTGGAAATACATAAaagctttattaataaatatatatatttataataatcgaaatttattgtaacattaatCTTCTAATcaactaattaaattacactACTTAAGTGTGTCTCTTTTTCTAATCTCCCAAGGACACCCAGTAAAAAAACCTAGATATATCTTAATAGCGGACTAATTCTTTACTCTACAAATCGAAAGTAGTTTTCTATTAATTCAGTGTGAAAAAACGAAATCCATGAAAACAATGAAGTTATAGTCACGAAATACATAAGTTTTTGATACGAACATAAAACCTCTTAACAGAATTTTAGTTttcttattacattattaagttGTCAAGACTAGATACGAAATTCTATTTAGATTCCAATTGGTTTTATTCAtagtaaaatactttatttaaacaacttaatatataatacaaacgaCAACTAGCAAAAAACCAAAATAACCCTTTCGAACTGTCAAAACAATGTATGTCATTGTGACGTATCCTTGGTCGGGTCTTAGTTTGAAAACAACATAATAGAGTTGTCACTACGATATCGATTTTTTTACCGTCACACGATTTTAATCCAATTTGAACACCTACGGCAACAAATTAAATCTCATTAGGCCACTCTACGTAGGAAACCCCACATAATTTTCGCATATATAAAGGGACCTACCCAAGCCCAGACATTTCTGGTGAGCGCTTCACAACTCACACAATCCTATACAATACTCCATATTATAAAGTCACCTTTTTcgaaaagtaatatttaaatcgagCATCATGCTTGACTTCCTATCCTTAGCTTTCGTGGTGGCGGTGAAGGTTTTCAAGAAAACCACACCCAATGGAAAGGTTACGGTTTACCTGGGCAAGCGGGACTTCATTGATCACGTTGACTACTGCGATCCTGTCGATGGAGTCGTAGTGGTTGACACCGAGTACCTGAAAGGACGAAAAGTTTACAGCCAGGTATAGGCATTAACGTGTCTAGTGAAAAGTGTTTCTTGTGTCTTTCGAGTgctaatttgaaatattttatttatttctacataGCTGGTCACGACCTACCGATTCGGTCGCGAAGAAGATGAGGTCATGGGAGTCAAATTCTCGAAGGAACTGGTCATCGGCCAGGACCAAGTGGTACCAATGGTCAACGCGAAAATGGAACTGACACCTGTCCAAGAAAAGCTCTTGAAAAAGCTCGGACCAAATGCCTTCCCATTCACATTTACCTTCCCTGAAATGTCGCCCAGCTCggtaataatatcaaaatttataattctaatgCCAAAGTTATAATTACACACCAAATGATACATTTCCTTGTTTAGGTCACTCTGCAACCATCTGATGAGGATCAGGGCAAACCCATGGGTGTGGACTACTGCGTGCGAACCTACGTAGCTGACAACGAGGATGACAAGGGCCACAAAAGGAGCTCCGTTACCCTTGCTATCAAGAAGGTACTCAAAATTCTACGGAACACCCAAAAATTTGATATTCAACTGTTGAGgcttcatttcatattttttactttgtagCTGCAACATGCCCCAGCTTCTCGCGGACGACGCCTACCTAGCTCCCTTGTCAGCAAGGGCTTCACTTTCAGCAACGGCAAGATCAGTTTGGAAGTGACCCTCGACAAGGAAATCTACTATCATGGAGAGAAGGTTGCCGCCAACATCATCGTTTCCAACAACTCCAGGAAATCTGTTCGCAACATCCGCTGCATGGTTGTACAGCATGTTGAGATTACCATGATCAACTCTCAATTCAGCCGCCACGTTGCATCTCTGGAAAGCCGCGAGGGTTGCCCAGTAACACCCGGAGCTAGCCTGTCTAAGACCTTCTACTTGGTGCCTCTGGCTCGCAGCAACAAGGATATTCGAGGTTTGCgagaaaaacatttacaatttttcatCAAACCAAAACGAAATAAACTTATTCGACTTTTATTTAACAGGCGTCGCCCTGGACGGCCACCTTAAGGAGGATGACGTCAACCTCGCAAGCTCTACCCTGGTGTCGGAGGGCAAGTGCCCAGCTGATGCTATTGGTATCGTGGTATCTTACTCCGTACGAGTGAAGCTGAACTGCGGAACTCTGGGAGGCGAGCTTGTTACGGACGTGCCATTCAAACTGCTGCATCCTGCTGAGGGTAAGTAAAATACTTcaggataaatataaatattttttgtgttagtGATCTACAATTTGTTATACTGATTTACAGGAAGCGTAGAACGCCAACGTTTCAACGCAATGAAGAAGATGCAATCCATTGAGCGTCACCGCTACGAAAATTCTCTGTATGCCAACGAGGAGGAAGACAACATCGTTTTTGAGGACTTCGCCCGCCTTAGGATGAACGAACCGGAATAAAGGACTTGTAACATCACATTCATCGCcaccaaaaaaaattgaaaaaaaaaatataaaaaacacaaaaaaaaatcaagtaacACCACGAAACTAGGCTCACTCGATTGATTAATTCGATTCAAATCATTCTTTTACCGTCATCTTCCTACGGATTGGTAACATTAACCTCTGCACTGAATTTCAGTtgtaactaaattttatatttaagttactgTTGTGTTATCAGGATAGTGTGAGTTCGTTAGTagtaaaatttgaaatgtaatctaaattaaataatcaaaactgTAATATGAATCACCAGTCAAATTACCTTATTCGTTGTGAACCTTTGTGAAGATCAATAAACAGCCATCACCAGAACTTGACTCTTTTCTTTGATTTCCCTTCAGCAACTGCTTCTGATAATAAGGTTTCTGATAAGAAATTCAAGTAACTTCTTGATGTGACCGCTCTAACAACTTGTGCAATACTGACATCACATAGAAATGATTTGCATAAGATCTTCTTTGCATAGTCTTGTATCCTTTGTATTCAGTTGCATTCAAAGGGGTGTGATAGCCCCACCACCTTAACGATGACCCCTGCTTCTTATAaggtgtttttattatattaacaatatgtttatttcgATATGATTTATCATcggtttcttataaatattgataaaaatcttGCTTTGGATGgtaaatcgttttttttttaaacattcaatgACTTTTCTTTCACTCAAAAAAAGACTGTAAAATAGTTTATGGCACTTTTAAaagtgtattaataaatattgttttaagcaAAATGAAGAGAATGAAGagaataaaaactttcaaaaaacCAGCAAAatgagttattaaaatttaccatgggataagaaatatttaaatatatttcgtaagTGTGGTATAATTTAAtccgtatattaaaaaaaaataattactagacttttaatagttaaatttaataagaatcaATCTAAACGATCAATTTAGTTAAGGTTCCCATAAGTAACGGGtactcaaaatttaaaaaattataatattaatgtatttaatggaAAGTGATAACATCACGTAAGAATGAAAAACCTTTTTGAAACTGCATATATTGtggacaaaaaataaacacattacaCAAACCGGTCAAACAAGTTGTGGACAAAAGAAGGACAAGTAACGTCCGATGGTCCTAAATAGCGGAAGGGTTCGTCCAAAAACCTGTTTGGAATCTTCCGCGTGGGAAAGAAACCAGTCACCCATTATTTTGCATGACGATAAAGTTATGCATGCACACGGCCttccatttaatttaatattaactcaaTGCAAACTTTTTAATCATTGTAGACTTTTAAATTACCTACAAATTTTCGaataacgtttttttattagatatattttataacgcttctaatgaaattataaaaaatattaatttgttaatggtATAATGTTTGGGAGGCAATGCActaaaaacgaaaaataaagaTCAACTTTGATGTATATTAAACAAGtcgtgatattaataaaaaaaaaaacaaatataattttattttaattacaacgtAGGTACTcctaagaaataattaaaaaaaacgtgcCTTTATTAGTTTGTCTCCACGGGAACGTCTTAAGCATTGGCCAAAAATATTCTTCCTTAGAATTATCAATAGCtacatatattcaaaattttctttattttaacaatttatttcatttttatcatcacatttataaaaataaaaaaaaacttcacaaCTTTGCGACAGAAGAAAGGATCATAAGGCGAAAGGTTTTTAATGTACaactagaaaatattaatataacgatcactagtaaaataataatcttttgaATTTTCAGTAACtgtatagtttaatttacatttactttttaatagttttttcttcaaaatctcagcaaaaaaatcttgttatgtattataaaaccacatcaaaagtaaaactttacttCAGAACAAAGGCACTTCCCTGAAAATCTTCAGAAAATAATTGGATTCGAAAAATATAACCACGTTTTCAATCTTAACTTGGTGTTAAGCAATTTGTAAAAGGACTTGACAGTTGGAAATTATCAaatcatgaatattaattttaatctgcaTATTAGATTACTTAACCCACGATAAATGCAAACGCTAATAATgtaggtatattaaaaaacttagcaaaatatttattcaaatcacTGTTCACCAGACTTCAATACTACTACATATCACAAAACACACTCCCACCATCTTCTTAGTCTAATCTCACGTGGTGAAGGTAGTTTCCACCAACAGAGCGCGGA is part of the Danaus plexippus chromosome 11, MEX_DaPlex, whole genome shotgun sequence genome and harbors:
- the LOC116765455 gene encoding arrestin homolog, which encodes MLDFLSLAFVVAVKVFKKTTPNGKVTVYLGKRDFIDHVDYCDPVDGVVVVDTEYLKGRKVYSQLVTTYRFGREEDEVMGVKFSKELVIGQDQVVPMVNAKMELTPVQEKLLKKLGPNAFPFTFTFPEMSPSSVTLQPSDEDQGKPMGVDYCVRTYVADNEDDKGHKRSSVTLAIKKLQHAPASRGRRLPSSLVSKGFTFSNGKISLEVTLDKEIYYHGEKVAANIIVSNNSRKSVRNIRCMVVQHVEITMINSQFSRHVASLESREGCPVTPGASLSKTFYLVPLARSNKDIRGVALDGHLKEDDVNLASSTLVSEGKCPADAIGIVVSYSVRVKLNCGTLGGELVTDVPFKLLHPAEGSVERQRFNAMKKMQSIERHRYENSLYANEEEDNIVFEDFARLRMNEPE